TCACCAGCTCACTTGGGTGTGTGCTGGGCTCTATTCTCTTGGTCCAGAGCTGTCTAAGAGGCAAGAAGAAGTGTCTGTATTTTCCTACCTGTTCCCTAACTGTCGTTTCACTAACACTAGTTTACTTACAATGCACAGTAGCGTGCAGTTAGCAATAGTGTGATGTGCAAGCTAACGGCTCAGAGCAGGCTTGTGAGATAGACATGGCCGCTCTCCTCACAGTGAAGCCCAACAtgcttcttcatcatcactcgCTGCTGGGTTTCTCACCACTCAATgctgttttttgcccccaacggcaccttccaggcagcacagcctaaaaggcccTACCTtcaccctattcctaaccttaaccccctcaaccctcatcctacccctaaactgaggggagtagtgccttcaccctattcctaaccttaaccccctcaaccctcatcctacccctaaactgaggggagtggtgccttgaaggcagcgctgcctggaaggcaccattgagggcaaataataccaaagccCTTTCTCCCCACATGCGTGAGCGTCTTCTGATGGAGAGGTCTCTTGGCATATCTTGCTCTCTGCAGTAGCAAGTCATTTGTTTGCCCATCGCTGAAGTTTAGTGCTCAGTGGCGTTGGCCCCCACTCCGATGCTGAGAACTCATTAGGGGAGCTGTAGTCTCCTGCAGTGAGAGAGCagaccacactcacactcaaactcacactcacactcacactctctcttaatcCACCCAGGGGTGCCACTCACAGGAGACCCATTAAAAACACTCACCAATTCAACACATTTATGCCATCACTTGAGACGTCAGCATTGCCCATAGAATTGGGATATTGggatagagtagaatagaataagagtttttttttttctcttattctcttcgaattcaaacacacactctttgaacacacacacacacacacacacacacacacacacacacacacacacacacacacacacacacacacatacacacacacacacccacacacacacacacacacacacacacatacccacacacacacacacacacacacacacacactgcatgtgtgCCATCTGACGGAGGGCCTGCATGCATATACGTCCATTCACAAGTACTGGAGAGGTGCTGCCCGGTGCTCCCTGCCAGGCCGACGTGTGTACTTTGGCACTGTTGGGGATGGACACACCGGCCCAGGCTTCTCCCACCGCCCTCTCGCCCTGCCTACTTGTTTACTGAGCCCGGCTCAATTACCATCAATACACTCtctgttaacacacacattgttgtcAATTTCCTGGGTCCGTCTAGACCCGTGTGAACCCTTTGTGTGGATGGGAACATGAAAGGCTTTAGGGGGCTATATGGGCCCTTGAGGTAAACTGTGCAATTTAAGACTAAAACTAACAGGAAGAAAAACTATTTATTCCTAAAAAGGTACAATGAGGCACACGGCCAGCGAAAAGACTTGAAATAATATTCAAGTATTTGTGAAAAACAATGAAAGGGTCCAGGCTGTTTTACACTTCGCTAGACAACAGCCTGAGACCACAGAGACCAcgggaaataaagagagagggagggataaaagagagagagagagagagagagagagagagagagagagcgtacagCGCACCCATGCCCCACCACCACAACTGAAATCCCAGGCTGGCTATGTGCTCctgctctgtcctctctccacgTTCACAGCTTGGCTGAAGTCACTGTTCTCCTCACGCTTATTCCCATTCACACGGCCAATTTACAGATGGGACTTCACCTCCATTAGCACACACGGGGGGTGTGAACTCCCACAGCTATTCACATGCTCACCTGCCCTCCACTGCAGACCCAGCGCCATTCTCATTCATCGTAGCCCAGCGACAAGGCCACTCtcacctactgtacattactGTAGCATGGAGGTGCATACCCTATGCAATCTTGCGCAGCTTGTATTGCTAAACTGGTAACGGTCACCGCATCTAGATTCATTAATTGCATTGTTTATAGAAATGATGCCTTCTGACAGTGTTGAGTATTTAGAAAGATTTGTAAAGATTTTGAAATATGCACTACTGATAGAGAGCACAAAATGAAAACCACTTATGTCTTGAACGTTGCGTTGACATGCTCATAAAATATGGCGTGTTTCATTTCCAATGAAAGCTTAAAGGCAGCCCATGTCCTGACTAGCATTGGCACCTGAgaactaaaacaaacaaacagaaatccAAACTCCTGGCAGCAGCCATATCTACGGTTGGTTGTTTCATGTTCGGGAATTCATTCAAGGAAGTGGTGGGCAGAGAGCTTCTCCAGTGAGCCCATGTGGTGATTTACAGTCCTTGTTGAGGACTGACGTCATTGCTTTATACCGACCGTAGATGATAATTGAGGTGATATCTTGTTTTAAGAGAAACCAAAGTAGCGTGTGCAATTCACAACCAATCTTTCCCTCTTTTGTTCAGTGTAGCTGAGCTGATGACTGGTTACTGTGTTgagttacattttcatatatcCGTGCGTGTTCCTGCGTTCAGATTACATAGATGGAGAGATATACTTTATTGCCTCACAACAGTGTTGGTGGTCATAGTTGTTAGGGGGAGCTGGAACAAGTGATTGGATGAATTTGTCTCATTTATGACATTAATCTCAAAGATCTGTATTAGTAATGAACTGTGATATTTCCTGGGAGCCAGAACCCAAGCTGAGGCTAGGGGCTAACCTTTTGGCCACTGTTCAGAACAGACAAAATGATGGCACACTTCAGGGGAGTGTTAGACTAGAGTGAAGGTCCCCCAGGCCGTAAGCTTGATATGAACTGATTGGCCTTAAGAGCACTTTCAAAGTCCACTCACATCATTTGCAATAGTAAGTGCTTGGTTTAGAAATAGTGTCTGTTTGACACATGTAAAGGAGGCAGGACAAATACACATATGGACAGTTCATGAATTCCATGCTACCTCACAAAGTgtctgtaggctatgtgtatgtatacacaatGTGTGTGATCTGTATATGATGAGTTGTATGTCAGTCACACTATATATTTGAAATTAGCCATTCAGTTCTACACCTCAGACTTTTGCAACATTGTGATATTGCATGCAATGGAGTAAATTCAACACATTCACGTTTTCCAGTGTTGCAGAACATGATTTATTATTCTAAGTTACATCATAATGTGCACAGCACataaagcacagtgtgcaacaGGACCTGTATAAAACTACAGACATGCTGATGAATGATCAATACAATATACATACTATACAGAAAACATATAGAAACAACTTTCTTTACAGACAAAAACGAGTTACTAACTAAAATACAAAAATCACATGGAGCACACCTATCAAGAAGCTGACTTTTGAACTGAAGTGTAAGTCTCCTATTGCCACGTGAATGTGTAGCCCAAAACCagagagcagaggacagaaCAACTGAGACAGAAAACAAACCAATCACAGACAGCAACACTAGTTCCTCAACTGCATATAAGTTAAGTGGCAAATTAAGGACCTGATGCATACAAATCACCAATTTCACCAGGTCATTTCACATGGATGGTGTTTTTTCCAAATCAGACTGACGTTAAAATCCGGGCAGAGGACAGTAATATCCCTGCTTTGATGTTCTTTAAGTTAGGTGAACCATAAATTCCATACAAAATGTCAGATcagaacagaaagagggagagccacGGGATGAAGCAAAACAACCACATTATATTGTGCTAAGAGTTAATCCATTAATGAGGTAGAAACAAAAGAGTTACACAAATGCCACATTGAAACAACAGTGTAATGTAACATATCTTCAAAACACTGCATGTTGTAGTAAACAAGGACACACTTTTCAGAACTGGATTCATAGGGGTTTCGCTGATCTTACAGGGACTGTTTTCTTCCTTGGGGGGGGGCAGGGCGGGGGTACAGTTGTTAATCACACATCAGACAGTCCAACATATTCAGGTTAAAATGTGATCCAGTACATCTGTCTCCCTTTGCCACAGACACCAGGTTCATTGGCGCTCACAGATGAGGGCCCCAGTGGTGGACCAGTGACTGAAAAGGGGGGAAGGTGAAGCTCTTCAGTCATTGCGCCACACTTTGTAAACAGTGCAAATAATCCTTTCTAAAAGTCCATTATTGTCATGAAATATCGGTATTGTGACACACAAATAGCAGCACCGGCTCAgataaatattaaaaaatacTCTACTAGTCATTCTTTCAGCTCTGGCTTTTTaagtaatacaaaaaaaaaaaattctcagaggaaataaataaaatattgttCACAACATACATacttaaataataatatttaaatatatattccaaaatctttttttgttCATTATTGTTGTTCAAAAGTGCTTTCATTTTGTGTCCAACTACTTCCCTCCAAGGTGTGAGGTAACTGAGCGAGCCACAGTCGGTCAGATTCTTGGTAAGAAGTGTGTCACTGTCATTGCTGGAGTCACTCTGTTTCCTTTCTTTGTCCTGCCTGTCTTGCTCAATCCAATATACATCCCTGCGTGAGCGGCAGACTCATATGCATTGTAATTGTTTGCCAGGAGATTCTCCTTAAACTTGCACTCATTGTTGTAGTGGCTCTGTTGGAAGGGGAATGAAGATGAATTAACTGATTATACTCTGATTATATTCATCATGtcaagcatactgtatgtgtatatggacATAGAAAATAACAATGGCAGACAGAATGTGTTAAGATAAGTTAAGATAAGAAGTTCAGAAGTTAAGAAGATAAGAAAAGGGATTTTTGCCTTTCTACTACAACAAGGTTTCATAGACTGATAACAAACTCGACTACTGATCAGGCTATACTTTGGTGTTTAAGTATCTCATCTACAGCAGCTGTGGGCACTGCTTTACTGAAACAAACTATTCTTACACACTTTTACTCATCATCTAGGATATTTATGGGAAGGACATTGTATATACAATCACACTTACAGATCCATAGAGCTTCCCTTTGCTGTTCATGGCGATGAATAGACCACTGCGAACACCAAAAAGAGTAACaactcctctctccactggAGATATCTCCAAaagacctgaaacacacacaactacatgaGTATGGAAGTCTTCCAGAAACTTGGTGACTGTATGCAGTCTTCCATGGCACCCAAAACAGCACAATATCTAATCTTCGCAGTATGCTTTGAAGAGCCAAGACAGATGATAGACGGGTACAGAGATGACAGATCAACAATTCAATAAGCAGatcacagatagatagacaaacaGATGAACTCACAGACAGATAAACTAGGCAGACAAATATTGCTCATGTGGCCAGAGTAGAACATGAACTCAAACTATGATTATAATTTAAGAAATTAAACTTGAATACAAACAAATATTTTGCAGAAGAAACAAATGTCTATTTCTCTTAGGAAATCAACCTGTGGAAGTCAAATGGGCATTACAAAGTTTTCCAAAGTTAATAACTGTAACCTTTGTCTGAGTGGTAACGTCTGTCATTGGTCACGTTTAACATGACATGTATTTGTTAAATACAGCGATGAAGAGTAACGCTGCTCTATACTGCACCACATACTTGACTTGACAGCTGGTTCCCTCCTGCTGAATATGACCACCTCTCACGACTGAATTATTAAATAATAGCCTCTTTCAGCCAGAAGTGTATTTTGCAGTCCAGCTGAAAATAACACGAACCAGAAATATAATATATGGGTAGTGTACAGAAAACCAcctgtaggctacaaaatatCTCGGTGGCAGTAAGTTGGCCATGGGTGCTTTGTAGGTTGTACTTACTGTATCGATTTTCGTTATGCACTCCGGTTATCTTGCCATCCGGTAACACTTGAATGTGGAACCCAATCCCCACATTGCAATACAGACGTCTGAGTCTCTTGATGCCCATTAGATAATCACCATCCCGGTTGATGTCTCTTTTTTCCCAGGGATTACGAGCCAATGAACGCGAGTAAAGTGTTTCCCAGTGTCGTCCTGGAGTGCCGTTCTGCCGCACCGAAAACGGGGCTGAGCGCACTGCGACTGACAGCAGTCCGAGAATAATTAGTGTTGAAAAAGCCGATGTCACGCTCATTCTGACCGATTTCGAAATTCTCACACTCCAAGAACTAAGTTCTAATGGCGCACGTCACTTCGAATAACTATTTGGAGCTTGAGAAAGTGAACCGGACAACGCGGAACGTCAGTTTCGAGCACAACTGTGACTTTTCCATTGACTTTGTGTAGAGTCTCTTCGAGTACTAAATAGTTCCCACCGATGTTGAATCGAACTCGACTGTGACTTCTTTGCTGTCTGAGTTGTGTATTGTTGGTCGTCGGTACTCGCAAGGCATAGCCGAACCATGGCACCTTTCACTTAGTGGCGGTATTTATAGGCTATCTGCGTCGAAATTACATCACACACGCCACCTACTGCAACATGAGGTCGCTCTCATCCCTTGCAATACAGGCTTCAGCTTCACAGATGTTGGTTCCCTGTTAGCAACTCCCACCTCGTCACCACAGTCCTTAAAGAGGTCAAGAAATTTACGCGCATCGATTAAATCTGAAGTCAATTTCTTGGTCCAGCATATTTTTCCAACTCTGTAGTATACAACCCGTAGACAGCCCTGTGTCTGAATGACTGTATTTTTTTGCAGGCACTTAAAAGTCTATGAAATTATTTACTCAAGACATAATATGATATTGTGCATTAGACGATTCCATGTGATTTTCTTGCTATTTTGCTTCTGTTATAGGCCTACCGGGAAGAGTTCAGCTTGAattacactgttttttttctagcCTGCAGCCTTTAACATTGCGCATCTCGAAGAGTGATTTCACTGACATGAAAAACTGAAGGGGTTATCGTGCTCTCAGACAAAGTAAGTGAATCATCAATTTAGTCCAATTAGAGACAGTCGTTTTACGTTCCCCTCTCCTCGTGGCAGCAATAGTCCTAAGTATCAGACTGAAACCTTCAAACGATGGTCAGCTTTTAATAACAGGTGTAACATACTTTGTGACGGTAGTGACAAGCAGAAAAAAAGCAAATCCTACCAGTTACATGCTGTCATACTGAACCTCGGAGCTTTTAGCAATAGTGACAGCCTATTGAGACATATTTTCTTTCAATACCCTAGCTGTAGTACGACATCAAAGCTCCATTCAAGAGCTGAAGCCAACGTGTGATCTTGAAGCCCAAAGAATGTCTATTGACAGTATAATACACAACCTGAGTGCCATGGAGGTGTGAAGTGAGACGCAGACTTTTTTGCACCTGTTTAACGCCACGGTGACCTCTCTTGATTTGCGGGAGAATTTTAAAACACATCAATTCACCCACAACTGCAATCAAAGAGTCATAAAGACTGGCAGAGCTAAACAGTCTTTTCATCCAACACATCATGATCAAATAACCATTGATTTGGTCTCTCTGGGATCTAATTCTATGGCCAGTATTTTAATGAATTGCTATATTGTGTAGTCTTATGTTTGAACCGTCTTTTAAGACATCTGTGGGTGTTCCTGTAGGCCAACTGGATGATGGGACAGTAGGTTTCTTGAATGGCGCACATGGCACAGCAAATGACGACACCCTTGAAAGAAACGAGGTGAAAGCAAACTCATGCCATTACCAGGACTAGATGATGGCTAATGAAATGCAGATCGACAAGGCCTGACAGTCAAGAAGAAAGTCATGCCTTAATGTGAGGTTATACAAAGGAATGTCTTTGTCGAGAGCCCAAAAGAGCGCCTTTGATCTGCCTCTATGAGGAGGATGACCCATTGTCTGCAAATCATTATAACGCCGAGACAAAACATTCAAAAAAGAGAACATGCCTCGTAATTACATACATAAAAAGGTTTAGTCAGTGTGCAGAAGATTCGCTTGAAAACGTTTTCTCACGTTCACGTTTGGGTGACCCTGAATACCTCACAACTCGCCTTTGAAACTCGACAGTAGGCTAATATCGAATGTGGCCTGATCTTAAAGTTTACCCCCGAATTATTTTAACCTGTAACCATGAGCCTGTCACTCTCAACGGGTAATAAATAGCCCATACGCCAAAGAATATTCGGCTAAATCACACTAAAATACGTTTAGCTGTCGTGATTTGTTAAAGCCTGCTGCGCAAGTTAACTTTTCGATAGCCTAATGACAGGGATGCACAGCGGAGCACTTATGATTCGATTACCATAAATGTGGACTAACTGTGAAGTATGATTAGGCATGTCAGTGCGCAGATACAAACATATTTTAGAACTGCTAAAGAAACATTTATAAAGTTCTGATTGGCGGACTTACGCTCAAAGGGGATGCGACCGCCGCTCTCCATGGTACTGTTTCACCTCATCCCTATTAGAGTTAAAATACGTATTTTGCATCAagagtagcctaaataaaatcGGTCGAATAGATGTTATATGCACTTACATTTGAGAATTACGTTCACATCGCATAGCTTTAAATGCTTGTTTATTTGAGCAGGAACATAAAATAAACCTAATATGTAGCGTTTCATTTGTAACATTTTTGTAACTAAATAGTTCAACCATTTTAAAGGAAATGATTATGcaaaatataatataaatatatatttttaagtgCCCTGCTTCTTGTAAAGTATTTTCCCCCCCACGCACATGTCTCATGTTCATTTGTTCATGTTCCATTGAACACATTTAATGTAAAATTGGGGTTGAAGTTCTCAATTGTCTATATGGAGAGCAAAGAAAAATAACAGGACCCTGTGCACCATGTAATGAAATGATGCAGAAGATGCAGGAAGTGAACTGGCTGCCTTAATTCTGTGTGGGCCTTTGCACTAAACACTGTAGTCATTGGTCAAGCAAGGTTTTTGGATCCCCAATGctcttggctctctctctctctctctctctctctctctctctctctctctttaaataTCTTGTAATAAATTACAATCAGGCAGAATTGATTTGTCACATTAATGGAGAGATACAGGCTACATTTTGAAAGATATTTAAACTCGTCTAGTATTCAAGTATGAAGCTCTGATGTGTAACTTGTCTGCCACATATACCGCACTTGAGAGGCAAATGCCAGTGTTCCTGTCCACATGCATATCATATCTACAGTCTGACATCTCCACATGCATATCATATCTACAGTCTGACATCTCCATAGtggccatactgtacatcacgcCTGCTCAGCATACTCTGCATGTGCatgataaacatacagtatgtgtttatggTGCTAACCATCTGGTGTTGGCAAGACTGAAATGAATGTTGGAGCATTGAATTGTTTCACGTTGAAGAATATGCTCTCATGTCATCCTTACTGGTGTTCATCgcgctgaaaatgcaactgttgAACGTGTGGGGGAAAAGCACATACTCAGCCAGGGTTCCCATCTCCCAGGTGCAGGCAGAGTATTGCACGGAATCTCTTGCACTTCTGCAGCCCCTAGGGTGCAGTGTCTGCCAATGAATAGTTACTGGATAGTGAATGACTGCATGAATTGTAAATGGGTTACATATGAGAATGACAAGTTCAGTTCTGTTCACAACATATTTCCTTATTACGAGCATGTTGTATAGCATGATGACAGACTACTTTCTCCAATTGCCCTTTTATATTGTCCTCTGGACAATCATTTCATATGTTGTGTTCTTGCACAAAAGCTGCTTTCAGTACTtcatttgttattttcttttatgAGTTACTATTATGAAGAAAATCTCATCTGTAATTTTTATGTCATGGTTTCATGATTAATGAAACATCAGGCTTGACTTTTTCATGGATTCCAATTGTTCCAGCATCATGTAATGGCCATTCACCCCTCATGCATTATTCCATCTTAAATACACCCTTCTTTTCCGCAGCGGTTCCACTGGCAACAGCTCTGTGTTGGCTACATCTCTTCACAGGACAAGGATGATAGTGAATCTGTAACCTAGGCTATCGTTTTGTTCTTCCAAACCGACCTTTTTTCACCATTGCATTTGAGTAAAGCCACAACAGCCTGAACCCTGCCTTTACAAGGCATCCCTCCAATTATTTTCATTCCTCAAATGTAGACAAATGTCCCAATGGCTGCGCTCAGATGTATCCTGTAGTGAAGATGTGTCCCCCGCGAAGCCAGCAGGCTGAAGCAGGAGTTAGCACTTGCACATCTAAGGAAGCTCCCGCACTAAATGTCCTGTTATTGACGGTAAAACTAAATATTGACCGTCTAAAGAATTTTAGTAGGCTGTTTCAAAGGAACGGCCTTGTTTGGACATGACACATCGGTCTGACTTTGGGTCTGCCCAGCTTCCCATGTCCCCCCCAGAGGACGCCTCTATTGTTccagacaggaagcgagtgatCCTCCCTAGTATAGAGTAACAGCACTGTTTAAAGGACTATCAGCACATCTTGCCTTTGCCCTTGACTTGGGCAGAGTCATGTCAGCAGAGGAATGGATGTATTTTTTTGGTGTGATAAACTTCTGCACAAAATCCTCTTTTGCTAAACCAATACTGCACCAACGCCTGTTTCTGAAGTTTCTTATACTAGAATTATTGACTATTAACTACTGAATTATCAGTTCTATAGTATCAGACGTTGGGCAAAAATAATAATGGAGTTTTTAGGATAATGTTACTGAAATGAAAGTGATTTAGCCTACTAATTCTGTAATAttttagtttagggaacacataTTTATTACATCTTTATTCAAAAATGTCTTATTCTTTCTGAATAGGTGATTTGTTCTAGGTAAATCCTCAATAAGCAGCAATTAGATCTTGATCTAAGGTTATTTAAAGGATACAATAATGCTCAAAATAGAAACTTTATTGCCTTCTACTACATTGTCTGTCCTGTCACTGTCCCATATTCAGACAGTAGGTGTATATAAACTCTCTATTTTGATGATGCATACTAATTACCTGCAATCGTATATTAAGACAATTAGTTTACTTATTATTAAGAATTTACCCAGAATAAACGAgctattgataaaaaaaaaagagattgttCATTAAAGCTAATAAATGTGCCACGACACTTAATATAGACCTTGATGGACACTATCAGTTATGTATTGATACCTAGTGTGTTTACAATAGCATTACTGATGACTATCTATGGAAAGATACTTTTTCTCAGACCTCCagtgaaaaatatatatattttaaaataaatctaTTTTATTGGCTGATCTCTTCAACAACCTGTATAACTTTCGGAAATGTGCTCAGTGGAGTCAGAAAAAAATCTTCAATCATGAAAAaactttttcttttaatttaaaCATTTATGAAATGTAA
This sequence is a window from Sardina pilchardus chromosome 10, fSarPil1.1, whole genome shotgun sequence. Protein-coding genes within it:
- the fgf4 gene encoding fibroblast growth factor 4 yields the protein MSVTSAFSTLIILGLLSVAVRSAPFSVRQNGTPGRHWETLYSRSLARNPWEKRDINRDGDYLMGIKRLRRLYCNVGIGFHIQVLPDGKITGVHNENRYSLLEISPVERGVVTLFGVRSGLFIAMNSKGKLYGSSHYNNECKFKENLLANNYNAYESAAHAGMYIGLSKTGRTKKGNRVTPAMTVTHFLPRI